The Lysobacter panacisoli genome includes a window with the following:
- a CDS encoding pseudouridine synthase, with translation MTEEKSRKLTLKRIGADATAEAPRLEERLHKVLAQAGLGSRRALEQRIADGLVKVNGEIAQVGMGVKSGDKIELDGRQFVASALTDPSRVLMYNKPEGEVTTREDPEGRATVFEALPALKGARWIAIGRLDINTTGLLLLTTDGELANALMHPSFEVEREYVCRVRAPEGEDVVPDNIVDRLARGVALEDGPAKFDEIERIGGTDSHDWFRVVVKEGRNREVRRLWESQGCQVSRLKRVRYGEVSLPRELLRGQSRELTTDAVEALRGKLGLEDGTPSALTLQPVIGQRKATKATIDLTGKSRSHGYVGGHNTADEGRELRRFDHVREDRGRGRGGPRKHGGLTVSGEAAAKAGNKPFKQRKDKGPKPLPEGNPAAFRTWYVPDGVETGPSGHRNPDGARGPRKPYGGKPGGGGGGGRPGAGGRPGGGGGRREGGFGDERRGPGGGQGQGQRSSRPYGHPGNAPSFPSDHANPGGFNPYGDKPRSPRPGGSRPGGNRPSGNHPGGNPGGGPGGNRPGGNRPGGNRPGGNRPGGGPRPGGPRGGGRPGGGRGPRGA, from the coding sequence ATGACTGAAGAAAAGAGCCGCAAGCTCACCCTCAAGCGCATCGGCGCCGACGCCACGGCCGAAGCGCCGCGCCTGGAAGAACGCCTGCACAAGGTGCTCGCGCAGGCCGGACTCGGTTCGCGCCGCGCGCTCGAGCAGCGCATCGCCGACGGCCTGGTGAAGGTCAACGGCGAGATCGCGCAGGTCGGCATGGGCGTCAAGAGCGGCGACAAGATCGAGCTCGACGGACGCCAGTTCGTCGCCAGCGCGCTGACCGATCCCTCGCGCGTGCTGATGTACAACAAGCCCGAAGGCGAAGTGACCACGCGCGAAGACCCCGAAGGCCGCGCGACGGTGTTCGAGGCCCTGCCCGCGCTGAAGGGCGCGCGCTGGATCGCGATCGGCCGCCTCGACATCAACACCACCGGCCTGCTCCTGCTCACCACCGACGGCGAGCTGGCCAACGCGCTGATGCATCCCTCCTTCGAGGTCGAGCGCGAGTACGTCTGCCGCGTGCGCGCCCCCGAAGGCGAGGACGTGGTGCCGGACAACATCGTCGACCGCCTCGCGCGCGGCGTGGCGCTGGAAGACGGCCCGGCCAAGTTCGACGAGATCGAACGCATCGGCGGCACCGACTCGCACGACTGGTTCCGCGTCGTGGTGAAGGAAGGCCGCAACCGCGAAGTGCGTCGCCTGTGGGAGTCGCAGGGCTGCCAGGTGAGCCGCCTCAAGCGCGTGCGCTACGGCGAGGTCTCGCTGCCGCGCGAACTGCTGCGCGGCCAGTCGCGTGAGCTGACGACCGACGCGGTCGAAGCGCTGCGTGGCAAGCTCGGCCTGGAAGACGGCACGCCGTCGGCGCTGACGCTGCAGCCGGTGATCGGCCAGCGCAAGGCGACCAAGGCGACCATCGACCTGACCGGCAAGAGCCGTTCGCACGGCTACGTGGGCGGTCACAACACCGCCGACGAAGGTCGCGAGCTGCGTCGTTTCGATCACGTGCGCGAAGACCGCGGTCGCGGTCGTGGCGGTCCGCGCAAGCACGGCGGCCTGACGGTCAGCGGCGAAGCCGCCGCGAAGGCCGGCAACAAGCCGTTCAAGCAGCGCAAGGACAAGGGTCCCAAGCCCCTGCCCGAAGGCAATCCCGCCGCGTTCCGCACCTGGTACGTGCCGGACGGCGTCGAGACCGGTCCGAGCGGCCATCGCAATCCCGATGGCGCGCGCGGTCCGCGCAAGCCATACGGCGGCAAGCCCGGTGGTGGCGGTGGCGGTGGACGTCCCGGTGCCGGTGGACGCCCCGGTGGCGGCGGCGGCCGGCGTGAAGGCGGCTTCGGCGACGAGCGCCGCGGTCCCGGCGGCGGTCAGGGTCAGGGCCAGCGCAGCTCGCGTCCGTACGGACATCCGGGCAACGCGCCGAGCTTCCCGTCCGATCACGCCAATCCGGGTGGCTTCAATCCGTACGGCGACAAGCCGCGCAGCCCGCGTCCGGGCGGCAGCCGTCCCGGTGGCAATCGCCCCAGCGGCAACCATCCCGGTGGCAATCCGGGCGGTGGCCCCGGCGGAAATCGTCCGGGCGGCAATCGCCCCGGCGGAAATCGTCCGGGTGGCAACCGCCCCGGCGGCGGTCCGCGTCCGGGCGGCCCGCGCGGTGGTGGACGCCCCGGTGGCGGGCGCGGTCCGCGCGGCGCGTAA
- the scpB gene encoding SMC-Scp complex subunit ScpB → MDQQLVTRIVEAALLAANQPLTLAQLHALFPEDQPAPPDSVEQALETLRDACAERGVELVEVSSGFRFQVKADVHPWVARLWTERQTRYTRATLETLALIAYRQPITRGEIEQVRGVAVNSNIIKALEEREWIRVVGHRDVPGKPALFGTTKVFLDYFGLKRLDELPPLSELKDIGELEPQLQFENAPIAAGGIATSDDDTAGNDADPIPAQDIADEADTASEDTGTSADNDIVSADAGTADAQADAGDTHDDDEVDDLDIDETEYAPEGNPEAAPGERAADVNDPEQDNAVETTTVPIDDEAEPASSEQHRHD, encoded by the coding sequence ATGGATCAACAGCTAGTCACCCGCATCGTCGAGGCCGCCCTGCTCGCGGCCAACCAGCCGCTGACCCTGGCGCAGCTGCACGCGCTGTTCCCCGAGGACCAGCCGGCGCCGCCGGACAGCGTCGAACAGGCGCTGGAAACGCTGCGCGACGCCTGCGCCGAGCGCGGCGTGGAGCTGGTCGAGGTGTCGTCCGGCTTCCGCTTCCAGGTCAAGGCCGACGTCCACCCGTGGGTCGCGCGCCTGTGGACCGAGCGGCAGACGCGCTACACGCGCGCCACGCTGGAGACACTCGCGCTGATCGCCTACCGCCAGCCGATCACGCGCGGCGAGATCGAGCAGGTGCGCGGCGTGGCGGTGAACAGCAACATCATCAAGGCGCTGGAAGAGCGCGAGTGGATCCGCGTCGTCGGCCACCGCGACGTGCCGGGCAAGCCGGCGCTGTTCGGGACCACCAAGGTGTTCCTGGACTACTTCGGCCTCAAGCGCCTGGACGAACTGCCGCCGCTGTCGGAACTGAAGGACATCGGCGAGCTGGAACCGCAGTTGCAGTTCGAGAACGCACCGATCGCCGCGGGCGGCATCGCCACATCGGACGATGACACCGCCGGCAACGACGCCGATCCGATCCCCGCGCAGGACATCGCGGACGAGGCGGACACGGCATCGGAAGACACAGGCACCAGTGCTGACAACGACATCGTCAGCGCCGATGCCGGAACCGCGGACGCGCAGGCGGACGCGGGCGACACCCACGACGACGACGAGGTCGACGACCTCGACATCGACGAAACCGAATACGCCCCCGAGGGCAACCCCGAAGCCGCGCCGGGCGAGCGCGCGGCGGACGTGAACGATCCCGAGCAAGACAACGCCGTCGAGACGACGACCGTTCCGATTGATGACGAGGCCGAACCGGCTTCGTCGGAGCAACACAGACATGACTGA
- a CDS encoding segregation and condensation protein A, giving the protein MTEERAADASDPQSVAAPASISPQQQEMPLAMVHGQPVLQIPQDLYIPPDALEVILEAFEGPLDLLLYLIRRQNLDILDIPVADITRQYVEYIQAMHEMRFELAADYLVMAAMLAEIKSRMLLPRAPNEEGEEEDPRAELVRRLQEYERFKKAAEDIDSLPRQDRDTAPVQAFVPDRASVRLPPPVDLKEMLLALHDVLKRAELFTQHAIKRDALSVRQRMGELLERMKDGSFHRFESLFTAEEGKLGVVVTFLGLLTLAKEQLIEIVQEAAFAPIYVKSLALLKEGEEIELSSEFDEPAANDE; this is encoded by the coding sequence ATGACCGAAGAACGCGCAGCCGACGCGAGCGATCCGCAATCCGTGGCCGCCCCGGCCTCCATCTCGCCTCAGCAGCAGGAAATGCCGCTGGCGATGGTGCATGGCCAGCCGGTGCTGCAGATCCCGCAGGACCTGTACATCCCGCCGGACGCGCTGGAGGTCATCCTCGAGGCGTTCGAAGGACCGCTCGACCTGTTGCTGTACCTGATCCGCCGGCAGAACCTGGACATCCTCGACATCCCGGTGGCGGACATCACCCGCCAGTACGTCGAGTACATCCAGGCCATGCACGAGATGCGCTTCGAGCTGGCCGCGGACTACCTGGTCATGGCCGCGATGCTGGCCGAGATCAAGTCGCGCATGCTGCTGCCGCGCGCGCCCAACGAGGAAGGCGAGGAAGAGGATCCGCGCGCCGAGCTGGTCCGCCGCCTGCAGGAGTACGAGCGGTTCAAGAAGGCGGCGGAGGACATCGACTCCCTGCCCCGCCAGGACCGCGACACCGCGCCGGTACAGGCGTTCGTGCCGGACCGTGCGTCGGTGCGACTGCCGCCGCCGGTGGATCTGAAGGAAATGCTGCTGGCCCTGCACGACGTGCTCAAGCGCGCCGAGCTGTTCACCCAGCATGCGATCAAGCGCGATGCGCTCAGCGTCCGCCAGCGCATGGGCGAGCTGCTGGAACGCATGAAGGACGGCAGCTTCCACCGCTTCGAGTCGCTGTTCACCGCCGAGGAAGGAAAGCTCGGCGTGGTGGTGACGTTCCTCGGCCTGCTCACGCTGGCCAAGGAACAACTGATCGAGATCGTGCAGGAGGCCGCCTTCGCGCCGATCTACGTCAAGTCGCTGGCCTTGCTCAAGGAAGGCGAGGAAATCGAACTCAGCAGCGAGTTCGACGAGCCGGCGGCGAACGATGAGTAA
- a CDS encoding BolA family protein, whose product MPGSLPREQRVAAIRAALEAALAPRSLEIEDESHRHAGHAGAADGRGHFRVDVVSEAFEGLGPIARHRAIYGALGDLMNTDIHALSIRARTPREAAS is encoded by the coding sequence ATCCCGGGATCGCTGCCGCGCGAGCAGCGCGTCGCGGCGATCCGTGCCGCGCTGGAGGCGGCGTTGGCGCCCCGGTCGCTGGAGATCGAGGACGAAAGCCATCGGCATGCCGGCCATGCCGGTGCGGCGGACGGGCGCGGCCACTTTCGTGTCGACGTGGTCAGCGAGGCATTCGAAGGGCTCGGTCCGATCGCGCGACACCGTGCCATCTACGGCGCGCTCGGCGATCTGATGAACACCGACATCCACGCGTTGTCGATCCGTGCGCGCACGCCGCGCGAAGCAGCATCCTGA
- a CDS encoding LacI family DNA-binding transcriptional regulator, which yields MANVTIKDVARVAQVSVATVSRALNGHGNVAEDVRTRVFAAAQQLRYTPHAAARSLSSRRTQTLGVVLPDLHGEFFSELMRGIDQVARAHRLHLLVSSYHGNPEEQGAALRAMRGRVDGLLVMSPIVAAPALLSEELEPSLPTVLINSQAGLDGTAVLGVDNYGGAVAMVEHLVARGHRRIAFIAGPRDNFDAHERLRGYRDALARLQPGSHEWVVQGDFDEASGHRAGHELLAASPRPDAVFAANDMMALGCLFAFAQAGVAIPGDIALAGFDDIPLARYVHPALTTMRVNIAELGARAARLLIAQVAGEAASETSVIATELIVRESSGIPPRTLS from the coding sequence GTGGCGAACGTGACCATCAAAGATGTCGCACGGGTGGCCCAGGTATCGGTGGCCACCGTGTCGCGGGCCCTCAATGGCCACGGCAACGTCGCCGAAGACGTCCGCACCCGCGTGTTCGCCGCCGCCCAGCAGTTGCGCTACACGCCGCATGCCGCCGCGCGCAGCCTGAGCAGCCGCCGCACCCAGACCCTTGGCGTGGTCCTGCCCGACCTGCACGGCGAGTTCTTCTCCGAACTCATGCGTGGCATCGACCAGGTCGCGCGGGCGCACCGCCTGCACCTGCTCGTATCCAGTTACCACGGCAATCCGGAAGAGCAGGGCGCGGCCCTGCGCGCGATGCGCGGGCGCGTCGACGGGCTGCTGGTGATGTCGCCGATCGTCGCGGCCCCCGCGCTGCTGAGCGAGGAACTTGAGCCTTCGCTGCCGACGGTGCTGATCAACAGCCAGGCCGGGCTCGACGGCACTGCCGTGCTCGGCGTGGACAACTACGGTGGCGCGGTGGCGATGGTCGAGCACCTCGTTGCGCGCGGCCATCGCCGCATCGCCTTCATCGCCGGTCCGCGCGACAACTTCGACGCGCACGAGCGCCTGCGCGGCTATCGCGACGCGCTCGCACGACTGCAGCCCGGTTCGCACGAATGGGTGGTGCAGGGCGACTTCGACGAAGCCTCCGGACATCGTGCCGGCCACGAACTGCTCGCCGCTTCGCCGCGCCCGGACGCGGTGTTCGCGGCCAACGACATGATGGCGCTCGGTTGCCTGTTCGCGTTCGCGCAGGCCGGCGTCGCCATCCCCGGCGATATCGCACTGGCGGGATTCGACGACATTCCGCTGGCGCGCTACGTACACCCCGCACTCACGACGATGCGGGTCAACATCGCAGAACTTGGCGCACGTGCCGCGCGCCTGCTCATCGCCCAGGTCGCCGGAGAAGCGGCCAGCGAAACCTCCGTGATCGCCACGGAGCTGATCGTCCGCGAGTCCAGCGGCATCCCGCCCCGCACGCTTTCGTGA
- a CDS encoding YciI family protein, whose product MWYVIEGYDGNDVLERRMQARAEHLARLVALRDQGRLLLAGPCPAIDSEDPGPAGFSGSVVIAEFESLEAARAWADADPYVAAGVYERVQVRPFRKVLP is encoded by the coding sequence ATGTGGTACGTGATTGAAGGGTATGACGGCAACGACGTGCTGGAGCGCCGGATGCAGGCGCGTGCGGAACATCTGGCCCGGCTGGTGGCGCTTCGCGATCAGGGCCGGCTGCTCCTCGCCGGGCCGTGCCCGGCCATCGATTCCGAGGACCCGGGCCCGGCCGGCTTCAGCGGCAGCGTGGTGATCGCCGAGTTCGAATCCCTCGAAGCCGCCCGCGCCTGGGCCGATGCCGACCCCTACGTGGCCGCCGGCGTCTACGAGCGGGTCCAGGTCCGGCCGTTCCGCAAGGTGCTGCCGTGA
- a CDS encoding aminoacyl-tRNA deacylase, protein MSSPRLEEFLHSNRVAFDTMTHPHAFTAQETAASAHIDGHEMAKTVMVKLDGRLAMAVLPADEWLDVARLRDASGAHEVALASESDFKDRFPECEVGAMPPFGNLYGMDVYASVTLDGDRIAFNSGNHRELMRMEWHDFVRLVHPRLASLARH, encoded by the coding sequence ATGTCCTCACCACGTCTCGAAGAATTCCTGCATTCCAATCGCGTCGCCTTCGACACGATGACCCACCCGCATGCGTTCACCGCGCAGGAAACCGCGGCCAGTGCGCATATCGATGGCCACGAGATGGCCAAGACCGTGATGGTGAAACTCGACGGCCGACTGGCGATGGCCGTGCTGCCGGCGGACGAGTGGCTCGACGTCGCGCGATTGCGCGATGCAAGCGGTGCGCACGAGGTCGCGCTCGCCAGCGAATCCGACTTCAAGGATCGCTTCCCCGAATGCGAGGTCGGTGCGATGCCACCGTTCGGCAATCTGTACGGCATGGATGTCTATGCGTCCGTGACGCTGGACGGCGACCGGATTGCGTTCAACTCGGGCAACCATCGCGAACTGATGCGCATGGAGTGGCACGATTTCGTGCGCCTCGTGCACCCGCGCTTGGCCAGCCTCGCCCGGCACTGA
- a CDS encoding slipin family protein encodes MYLAMYFPLIVLVVFVLLTAIKVLREYERGVVFQLGRFWKVKGPGLILLIPVVQQMVRVDLRTVVMDVPPQDVISRDNVSVQVNAVVYFRVVDPQKAIINVEHFYEATSQLAQTTLRSVLGQHDLDEMLAEREKLNDDIRTILDSQTDAWGIKVANVEIKRVDLNETMVRAIARQAEAERVRRAKVIHAEGERQAAAMLVEAARLLGGDPRAIQLRYLQTLTEIAGEKSSTIVFPLPIELIQSMLDTTRGRS; translated from the coding sequence ATGTACCTGGCGATGTATTTCCCGCTGATCGTGCTGGTGGTGTTCGTGCTGCTCACCGCGATCAAGGTGCTGCGCGAGTACGAGCGTGGCGTGGTGTTCCAGCTCGGCCGCTTCTGGAAGGTGAAGGGGCCGGGCCTGATCCTGCTGATTCCCGTGGTGCAGCAGATGGTGCGCGTGGACCTGCGCACGGTGGTGATGGACGTGCCGCCGCAGGACGTGATCTCGCGCGACAACGTGTCGGTGCAGGTCAACGCGGTGGTGTACTTCCGTGTGGTCGATCCGCAGAAGGCGATCATCAACGTCGAGCACTTCTACGAAGCCACCAGCCAGCTGGCGCAGACCACGCTGCGTTCGGTGCTGGGCCAGCACGACCTGGACGAGATGCTCGCCGAGCGCGAGAAGCTCAACGACGACATCCGCACCATCCTCGACAGCCAGACCGATGCCTGGGGCATCAAGGTGGCGAATGTCGAGATCAAACGTGTGGATCTCAACGAGACGATGGTGCGGGCGATCGCGCGCCAGGCGGAGGCCGAGCGCGTGCGTCGTGCCAAGGTGATCCACGCCGAGGGCGAGCGCCAGGCGGCGGCGATGCTGGTCGAAGCGGCGCGGCTGCTCGGTGGCGATCCGCGTGCGATCCAGCTGCGTTACCTGCAGACGCTGACCGAGATCGCCGGCGAGAAGAGTTCGACGATCGTGTTCCCGCTGCCGATCGAACTGATCCAGTCGATGCTGGATACGACGCGCGGGCGTTCGTGA
- a CDS encoding TonB-dependent receptor, which yields MKSQSRSPRRPAPRLLACALASCLAMAAPSAFAQSTAATVRGQITVDSAPAAQAEVTATNTATGLTRRVQASNGSYNIGGLPPGTYRIDANVNGQTASRTIVVQVGQTATLNLSAGGVAETAPSGPATTVDTVTVTAAPVFETTTPEVATYVSQVQIESLPQSSRNFLAFADIVPGMIFDRKSNGTSQLRSGAQSSNGVNVFIDGVGQKNYVLKGGISGQDQSKGNPFPQLAIGEYKVITSNYKAEYDQISSAAVTAVTKSGTNEFQGQFFWDKANIPEWREQTPAEERAGQGKSPSGETQYGASFGGPIIQDRLFFFVTYEAKEFETPDTIAPGSLDPGFTLTPELLALTGPTTEPFNEDLWFGKLTWQVNDNNLVEFSAKVREEEEITDLGGQNTDSYGKTNKNDSTRLDLRYQWSNTDWLNDMHITHEDEQFNPRAITLAPGFIIQNSQRGGVLNVGGGQDYQDKGQKGWGFQDDLTYTGIEGHTLKAGFKYKDVEINAFEQQPFNAQYSINYPANVVLMGNTSLSTFQPYQVRFGAPLPGVGDRNIASKNKQYGIYFQDDWQVNDKLIVNLGLRYDYESTPSYEDYVTPPDLVAALRGWSNIHQPGVGYDIEDYISTGNNRDAFKDAWQPRLGFSYDLFADQRHVFFGGAGRAYDRNLFDYLALEQSKSTFPTYTRFFNTPGNPCTVNNTTCFEWDPRFLNLQELYAMVAANPDLGSEVNLMNNDLKVPYSDQFSLGMRNAVKLGSVDWNTSVTLVRIESHDGIIFTLGNRYDDGTFYGPGRTFGGAPFGETIPGFGSLIKADNGVETKLNQLLLWAEKPLTAESPWGVTLAYTYSDGEENRANAANTDEHYVFDYPNLDDHPWVASVGVPKHRFVGTGIYQRWGFTFSTKVTWSSPIARDITDCLAPTPDPALDNCAFGRIDSAFFDDADFFQWDLAVQKEFDTGAGLKYMVRGDVFNVTNARNWTGFQNFRGVDGVINPVYGDHTDEITLPTRSFKLSFGISW from the coding sequence ATGAAGTCGCAGTCCAGATCCCCCCGCAGGCCGGCCCCCCGCCTGCTGGCTTGCGCACTGGCCAGCTGTCTTGCGATGGCCGCACCGTCGGCGTTCGCGCAAAGCACCGCCGCGACCGTCCGCGGCCAGATCACCGTCGATTCCGCGCCGGCCGCGCAGGCCGAAGTCACCGCCACCAACACCGCTACCGGGCTGACCCGTCGCGTCCAGGCCAGCAACGGCTCGTACAACATCGGCGGCCTGCCGCCGGGCACCTACCGGATCGACGCGAACGTCAATGGCCAGACCGCTTCGCGCACGATCGTCGTGCAGGTCGGCCAGACCGCGACGCTGAACCTGTCCGCCGGCGGCGTCGCCGAAACCGCGCCGTCGGGTCCGGCCACCACGGTCGATACCGTCACGGTCACCGCCGCGCCGGTGTTCGAGACCACCACGCCGGAAGTGGCAACCTACGTTTCGCAGGTGCAGATCGAATCGCTGCCGCAGTCCTCGCGCAACTTCCTCGCCTTCGCCGACATCGTGCCCGGCATGATTTTCGACCGTAAGTCCAACGGCACTTCGCAGCTGCGTAGCGGCGCGCAGAGTTCCAACGGCGTGAACGTCTTCATCGACGGCGTCGGCCAGAAGAACTACGTGCTCAAAGGCGGCATCAGCGGCCAGGACCAGAGCAAGGGCAATCCGTTCCCGCAGCTCGCGATCGGCGAGTACAAGGTCATCACGTCCAACTACAAGGCCGAGTACGACCAGATCAGCAGCGCGGCCGTCACCGCGGTGACCAAGTCCGGCACCAATGAGTTCCAGGGCCAGTTCTTCTGGGACAAGGCCAACATTCCCGAGTGGCGCGAACAGACTCCGGCCGAAGAACGCGCCGGGCAGGGCAAGAGCCCTTCGGGCGAGACCCAGTACGGCGCATCGTTCGGTGGCCCGATCATCCAGGACCGCCTGTTCTTCTTCGTAACGTACGAAGCGAAGGAGTTCGAGACGCCCGACACCATCGCGCCGGGATCGCTCGATCCAGGCTTCACTCTCACTCCTGAACTGCTGGCGCTGACCGGTCCGACCACCGAACCCTTCAACGAAGACCTGTGGTTCGGCAAGCTGACCTGGCAGGTCAACGACAACAACCTGGTCGAATTCAGCGCGAAGGTACGCGAGGAAGAAGAGATCACCGATCTCGGCGGCCAGAACACCGACAGCTACGGCAAGACCAACAAGAACGACAGCACGCGCCTGGACCTGCGCTACCAGTGGAGCAACACCGACTGGTTGAACGACATGCACATCACGCACGAGGACGAGCAGTTCAATCCCCGTGCGATCACCCTCGCGCCCGGCTTCATCATCCAGAACAGCCAACGCGGCGGCGTGCTCAACGTCGGCGGTGGCCAGGACTACCAGGACAAGGGCCAGAAGGGCTGGGGCTTCCAGGACGATCTGACCTACACCGGCATCGAAGGCCACACGCTCAAGGCCGGCTTCAAGTACAAGGACGTGGAGATCAACGCGTTCGAACAGCAGCCGTTCAACGCGCAGTATTCGATCAACTATCCCGCCAACGTCGTGCTGATGGGCAACACGTCGCTGTCGACGTTCCAGCCTTACCAGGTGCGCTTCGGTGCGCCGCTGCCGGGCGTGGGCGACCGCAACATCGCCTCGAAGAACAAGCAGTACGGCATCTACTTCCAGGACGACTGGCAGGTCAACGACAAGCTGATCGTCAACCTCGGCCTGCGTTACGACTACGAGAGCACGCCGAGCTACGAGGATTACGTCACGCCGCCCGACCTGGTCGCCGCGCTGCGCGGCTGGAGCAACATCCATCAGCCGGGTGTCGGCTACGACATCGAGGATTACATCAGCACCGGCAACAACCGCGATGCGTTCAAGGATGCATGGCAGCCGCGCCTGGGCTTCTCGTACGACCTGTTCGCCGACCAGCGCCATGTGTTCTTCGGCGGCGCCGGCCGTGCCTACGACCGCAACCTGTTCGATTACCTCGCGCTCGAACAGTCCAAGAGCACCTTCCCGACCTACACGCGGTTCTTCAACACGCCGGGCAATCCCTGCACGGTCAACAACACCACGTGCTTCGAGTGGGATCCGCGATTCCTGAACCTGCAGGAGCTGTACGCGATGGTCGCGGCCAATCCGGACCTCGGTTCGGAAGTGAACCTGATGAACAACGACCTCAAGGTTCCGTACTCCGACCAGTTCAGCCTGGGCATGCGCAATGCCGTGAAGCTGGGCAGCGTGGACTGGAACACGTCGGTGACGTTGGTCCGCATCGAGAGCCACGACGGCATCATCTTCACGCTGGGCAATCGCTACGACGACGGTACCTTCTACGGGCCGGGTCGCACTTTCGGCGGCGCTCCGTTCGGCGAGACGATCCCGGGCTTCGGTTCGCTGATCAAGGCCGACAACGGTGTGGAGACCAAGCTCAACCAGCTGTTGCTGTGGGCGGAAAAGCCGCTCACCGCGGAATCGCCGTGGGGCGTGACGCTGGCGTATACCTATTCGGATGGCGAAGAGAACCGCGCCAACGCCGCCAACACCGACGAGCACTACGTCTTCGACTATCCCAACCTGGACGACCATCCGTGGGTCGCCTCGGTCGGTGTTCCGAAGCACCGCTTCGTCGGTACGGGCATCTACCAGCGCTGGGGCTTCACGTTCTCGACCAAGGTCACGTGGAGCAGCCCGATCGCGCGCGACATCACCGACTGCCTCGCGCCGACGCCCGACCCGGCGCTCGACAACTGCGCTTTCGGTCGCATCGATTCGGCTTTCTTCGACGACGCCGATTTCTTCCAGTGGGACCTGGCGGTGCAGAAGGAATTCGACACCGGCGCGGGCCTTAAGTACATGGTGCGCGGCGACGTGTTCAACGTGACGAATGCGCGCAACTGGACCGGCTTCCAGAACTTCCGTGGCGTGGACGGCGTGATCAACCCGGTGTACGGCGACCACACCGACGAGATCACTCTGCCGACGCGTTCGTTCAAGCTGTCCTTCGGTATTTCCTGGTGA
- a CDS encoding NfeD family protein — protein sequence MAKTFRVFWLLAALLLVPVLRAAPETPATDGGVLLLDIKGGIGPATRDYVRAGLKRAREANARAVVLRIDTPGGLDAATRDINQDLLASEIPVIGWVAPSGARAASAGTYVLYACHLAAMASATSLGAATPVSMGGPGLGQEPEQRGPEQREPRQKDEPARESGEPSSAPAQRHEPRSAMERKAVNDAVAYLRSLAELRGRNAEFAEAAVRDAATLTASQARERQVVEIVADDLDSLLRQAQGRKVRLARGELALDVAGQPVTRVVPDWRARLLAVLTEPTVAYLLLLIGLYGLVFEGYSPGAILPGMVGVICLLLAAYGLQVLPVNYAGVALIVIGVVLIALEFAMPSLGAAGIGGVVSLLAGSLILFDTDVPGFGVPGALIAGVGVASALGFMAMIWLAARARRRPVVTGIEELVGQVAVATRDFHGRGRVRIRGEEWQADSASPVRRGQRVRVHALHGLVLEVVPEGGATAAE from the coding sequence ATGGCGAAGACCTTCCGAGTCTTCTGGCTGCTCGCCGCGCTGCTGCTGGTGCCGGTGCTGCGTGCCGCCCCCGAAACGCCCGCGACGGACGGCGGCGTCCTGTTGCTCGACATCAAGGGCGGGATCGGTCCGGCCACGCGCGACTACGTGCGTGCGGGCCTGAAGCGCGCACGTGAGGCGAACGCACGCGCGGTCGTGCTGCGCATCGACACGCCCGGCGGGCTGGATGCGGCGACGCGCGACATCAACCAGGACCTGCTCGCTTCCGAGATTCCGGTGATCGGCTGGGTCGCGCCGTCCGGCGCGCGCGCCGCCAGCGCCGGCACCTACGTCCTCTATGCCTGCCACCTCGCCGCGATGGCGTCGGCGACCTCGCTCGGCGCCGCGACGCCGGTGTCGATGGGCGGCCCGGGACTCGGGCAAGAACCGGAGCAACGCGGTCCCGAACAACGGGAACCGCGGCAGAAGGACGAACCCGCGCGCGAATCCGGCGAGCCTTCATCAGCTCCCGCGCAACGACACGAACCACGCAGTGCGATGGAGCGCAAGGCGGTGAACGATGCCGTCGCCTACCTGCGCAGCCTCGCCGAACTGCGCGGCCGCAACGCCGAGTTCGCCGAAGCGGCGGTACGCGATGCGGCCACGCTCACCGCGTCGCAGGCGCGCGAACGACAGGTCGTGGAAATCGTCGCCGACGATCTCGACTCGTTGTTGCGACAGGCGCAGGGGCGCAAGGTGCGGCTCGCGCGCGGCGAGCTCGCGCTCGACGTGGCTGGGCAGCCGGTGACACGGGTGGTGCCGGACTGGCGCGCGCGCTTGCTGGCGGTGCTCACCGAACCGACCGTCGCCTACCTGCTGCTGCTCATCGGCCTGTACGGACTGGTGTTCGAAGGCTACAGCCCCGGCGCGATCCTGCCCGGCATGGTCGGCGTGATCTGCCTGCTGCTCGCCGCGTACGGATTGCAGGTGTTGCCGGTGAACTACGCGGGCGTGGCACTGATCGTGATCGGCGTGGTGTTGATCGCACTGGAGTTCGCGATGCCCAGTCTCGGCGCGGCCGGCATCGGCGGCGTCGTGTCGCTGCTGGCCGGTTCGCTGATCCTGTTCGACACGGACGTGCCGGGTTTCGGCGTGCCCGGGGCGCTGATTGCCGGTGTCGGTGTGGCGAGCGCGCTGGGCTTCATGGCGATGATCTGGCTCGCCGCGCGCGCACGGCGTCGGCCGGTGGTCACCGGCATCGAGGAACTGGTCGGACAGGTCGCGGTGGCGACGCGCGATTTCCACGGGCGCGGACGCGTCCGCATCCGTGGCGAGGAATGGCAGGCCGATTCGGCGTCGCCGGTGCGGCGCGGACAGCGCGTGCGCGTGCACGCGCTGCACGGACTGGTGCTGGAGGTCGTGCCCGAAGGCGGCGCGACCGCGGCCGAATGA